DNA sequence from the Antennarius striatus isolate MH-2024 chromosome 3, ASM4005453v1, whole genome shotgun sequence genome:
tgaatgcaGAGAGATGTGTGTGATTAGCTTTAGCTAGAGGGTGACAGGTGTTCTCAGTCGGGCCACGACACACTGATAGATTCCAGTGACCAGTTGTGAAGTCTGCCCTGCTCACTGGTCACCTCTACCCTTCATTCAGAGACGTCTCACTTGATGTAGATCCAGAGAACACTGACAGCATACATTCACACTCTTACCAGTTAGCAATGATGGAAATCCACCAGTGCAGCTGTTCTCATTTGgtgctgtatttatttttaactacgCATTTTGTAAAGCCGTGTAATGAGCAAAGTGTTGGTCAAaacatgaatttgaaaaaatactACTGGCTTGACAGAAACTTTTCCTTTGGTGTctgaatgattaaaaataaatgaaccaaCAAACACGGGTTGGAAGTGAAAACACAGTAATCCCAGCGTCCCTGTTAATAAAGAAGATTCAGAGTGTTGCTGGAACATTCCTCACAACTCTGTCACTTAAACACACCTCCTGAAATATCCCTTGAGTCAGTGGGACAAACTTCACCTCAGTCCTGCCAGCACTATAGCACCCTTTAATTACACTggactctacacacactactgGACCTGTGTGTGCTCTGCAAGTCGTTCCACGAGGCAGCGCTTGCAGCCAGCAATATTTCAAAACTTCTACATTTCCTTTTAATGCTAGGACACTGCTGCTAGTTACACATTAACTCAGGAATGGGGAACTGCATGCGCTTTCTAAGTAGCCACAGAGTATTTTTAGTGGTCACCATAGTTAGTTGTAAACCTGCAAAGTTTGATCTAATTTCAAATTTATAACACATGACTACAAAGCAAGAATAACTGGAGACGTGAGCAGGACCTGGTAAAGAGAACGAGGTGCAGCCGGTTGTTTTTAAAGTGTACCGCATGGATCAAACCACTCTAACAAGACTAATAAGAAATGTGGGCCTTTGACCAAGATCTGTGCTTTAACTGCCTCATAAACAACGTTCTAGGACTTATGTGATGTTTTAAAGGTACAGGCACATTCTGACTCAAGAACTACAAAAACCCATAGTTCCAGGCTGAATGTTGGTAAGTCCTGGTATCAGCCGCTCCCAACAAGTCTCCTAATCCTCTCCAGCTGATCCGGACCTGGTAAAGCTATCAGGTCAGATCATTTCCTGCAGTACTGAATCATTATTGGCTCTCTCAAGAAAGGTCTCAATGGTcaggcacaaacacacctttaaaACTTCACAGGTTCCTACAACCAGGCTAGAACATTGTGCTCCCAGGCCTCAGGTAGAATTTTCTGAAGTAGAATGGGAGACAGAGCCTCCACTCCTCaggctcctctcctcctctgtggaCCCTCTTTCGTTTTCATCATCCAAACGTGTTAAATCAAATCAACTAGACAGTGAATTCCTTTAAGACATTTCAGCCCTTCTGTCCAGAACTGAAGAACTGGAGAAGCTTCTTGGACTAgaagtgaaatgtcttcaaggaactttctatGAGTCCAGTTGATCTGATTCAATGCTATTGGAGAACAATGACCTGCATGGATGAGGACCTTCACAGACTTCAGTTTTAGTCCAGGAGACAGACACCCCCTCTACATTTAAAAGTGGAATTAAGACATTCTTTTTTGATAAAGCTTATAATTAAAGCTAACTTAGGCAATACTTTAgccatacagtaatccctcgtgtaTTTGCGCTACAACATTcctacattgtggatttttagtaggtggtcatgtgataccgtaaaCGCATGCTATTGGATGACAGCATCCGGAGGTGcactgtgttccgagactcatggaacgcagtgcacttctgtgtattaaagaaatacTTAAACGgcctttaaacagtctgtcagagtgtgtgaaaaggtcatacagacagaaggtggtttaatatcagtatggggagggttcataaacgttttatttactgtaaataaaatagtttgtcaatatatcaaattttgttttttgcgggtggtcctggaacccattaatcgtgagtaatgagggattactgtacttgaaGGACTTCCCCTGATGAAGGTCGTTGCTCCTCTTCACCctctctccttcacacacattatGATTGAGCATTATGATTGTGatcatgttattattattattattattattattattattattattattattattattattggtagtagtagtagtagtagtagtagtagtagtagtagtagtagtagtagtagtagttgtagtatattattattattgttattgaaattattattattatcatttttattattaatattattatcaggGTTGTTGTGAtcgttattattgttgttgttgttgttgttgttgttattgggGTTGTTGCTGTGGTTCTTATTACAATCACTATTTACCATAGATTTGAatgtatattaatattattatagctgttagtgtgtgtgcattctttGGTTTGCAATGCATGCTGGTAGTCTGGTGATGATGGGTAATGATTTCCTACTGTAAGTTAACTGTTCTGTTGTCTGTTGGCAGACTGTTGCCATGTGACTGGCAGCTCCGCCCTCTGGGGGCGTGTTCTTGTTAGTAGCGCAGCACTGCTATtggtggaaggaggagaaggtgtTTCTGATGGACCATAAACTTGAAGAAAGCCCAATGACTTCATGAAGTGTGCAGGACAGTTCCACCAGGGGGTCCTCCTGTCATGGAACTAAATCAGTGCGTGCCCCGTCCCGGGGGGGGACACACTCGTGGTTCTGGATTCTGCTGAACTGGACTCAAACGCTGTCGGGTCCGTCCCACTTTAAATTCAAGGACAGGTTTCCACGGTGAATCCTGGCTCTGGAGTGTTTAGAGTGTGGAGATGTGGGTCACAAGAACCTGACTTGTAcccacagacaggaaacagtggGGCCCATTGTggctgatgggggggggcgcTCCTGCTGTGCAGCGTTGAGCTGCTGTGGGGGCTCGGTGCTCCGCTGATGGCCACCCTAAAGGAGATGAGGCGGGGGCCCAACCTGTTGGCGGGACAGCCAAAGCGGGCTCCTGCCAGGCACACTGGAGGGGGGGCCGAGCAGCAGCTGatggttgcccccccccccccgggacaCGATCGTGTTTCACCATCAGACTAACATTTTATTTCCCTCCTGTCAGAAACCGTCcagtcagccccccccccccccccccgcataaCGCTGTTGGGTTGAAGCAGCGCCTCTCAAATAGTGGGGTGCACCCCCATAGGGGTGTGCGGTGCCGGGGAGGCATGTGTACtggaataaagtgtaattgcacatccactccagtagttggcagtggcgctctcattgtcaggtgtgttcaggggGGGTCAGGACTGGTGACGTGAAGCAGGAAACAACCGTCAGGAGACAACATGAAGACAATCTAACAGGATCAAAAGAAATGGGGGGGGGCGAAGACAATGAGACAAAAGTCACCTGACAGCAAGACCAGGAAATGAAGACACGTGTGTTTACCgtgtctaaacatgtttactgtgtctaaacatgtttactgtgtctaaacatgtttactgtgtctaaacgtgtttactgtgtctaaacgtgtttactctgtctaaacatgtttaccgtgtctaaacatgtttactgtgtctaaacatgtttaccgtgtctaaacatgtttactgtgtctaaacatgtttactgtgtctaaacatgtttactcTGTCttaacatgtttactgtgtctaaacatgtttactgtgtctaaacatgtttaccgtgtctaaacatgtttactgtgtctaaacgtgtttactgtgtctaaacatgtttacCGTGTCTAAacctgtttactgtgtctaaacatgtttactgtgtctaaacgtgtttactctgtctaaacatgtttactgtgtctaaacatgtttactgtgtctaaacgtgtttactgtgtctaaacgtgtttactgtgtctaaacgtgtttactctgtctaaacatgtttactgtgtgtaaacatgtttactgtgtctaaacatgtttactgtgtctaaacgtgtttactctgtttaaacatgtttactgtgtctaaacatgtttactgtgtctaaacatgtttactgtgtctaaacgtgtttactgtgtctaaacatgtttactgtgtctaaacgtgtttactgtgtctaaacatgtttactgtgtctaaacatgtttactgtgtctaaacgtgtttactgtgtctaaacatgtttaccgtgtctaaacgtgtttacaCAGATTATAATCACAGATTATAGAAAGAGTCATCTGTTACTATGGGATGGATTATAGGTTCAACTGTTACTATGGGATGGATTATAGGTTCAACTGTTACTATGGGATGGATTATAGGTTCAACTGTTACTATGGGATGGATTATAGGTTCAACTGTTACTATGGGATGGATTATAGGTTCAGCTTTTACTATGGGATGGATTATAGGTTCAACTGTTACTATGGGATGGATTATAGGTTCACCTGTTACTATGGGATGGATTATAGGTTCAGATGTTACTATGGGATGGATTATAGGTTCAGATGTTACTATGGGATGGATTATAGGTTCAACTGTTACTATGGGATGGATTATAGGTTCAACTGTTACTATGGGATGGATTATAGGTTCAGCTGTTACTATGGGATGGATTATAGGTTCAGTTGTTACTATGGGATGGATTATAGGTTCAACTGTTACTATGGGATGGATTATAGGTTCAGCTGTTACTACGGGATGGATTATAGGTTCAACTGTTACTATGGGATGGATTATAGGTTCAACTGTTACTATGGGATGGATTATAGGTTCAACTGTTACTATGGGATGGATTATAGGTTCAACTGTTACTATGGGATGGATTATAGGTTCAACTGTTACTATGGGATGGATTATAGGTTCAACTGTTACTATGGGATGGATTATAGGTTCAGCTTTTACTATGGGATGGATTATAGGTTCAACTGTTACTATGGGATGGATTATAGGTTCAGCTGTTACTATGGGATGGATTATAGGTTCAGATGTTACTATGGGATGGATTATAGGTTCAGATGTTACTATGGGATGGATTATAGGTTCAGCTGTTACTATGGGATGGATTATAGGTTCAGTTGTTACTATGGGATGGATTATAGGTTCAACTGTTACTATGGGATGGATTATAGGTTCAGCTGTTACTACGGGATGGATTATAGGTTCAACTGTTACTATGGGATGGATTATAGGTTCAACTGTTACTATGGGATGATTATAGGTTCAACTGTTACTATGGGATGGATTATAGGTTCAACTGTTACTATGGGATGGATTATAGGTTCAACTGTTACTATGGGATGGATTATAGGTTCAACTGTTACTATGGGATGATTATAGGTTCAACTGTTACTATGGGATGGATTATAGGTTCAACTGTTACTATGGGATGGATTCCCACTGAAGCCTCCTGGAACATGTTTCCAGTCGTGGTTTATTAACAACACAACATTAATTTAAATCGACCAATGAGGAACAGTCTGGACCTGTGGTCGTCCCTCTGGCCGTCCTGGGGGGGACCATGGGTCctgagaaccaatcagaacaaggCATGGTGCTGCGTGAAGCTCTAATCCCTCACAGCTCTGGGCCACATGTGGAGCGTCCCATTCCGCTCTAAACTCCAAACAGTTGTGATCAGTGATCGTGTGTCACACACAGGATGTTACAcaagtgtggggggggggcacgctgGAGCACACCCCATCACAGCCAATAGGGATTAATACCTGCAGCAGATAAAATGTGTCTGTTACCATGACGACGGTCTCACCCTTACCAGTACACACGTGTAGTCAATAGACTGATCCCTAAgtatgaggtcagaggtcagaggtcactggtCTCAGAACCACTTGTTTCTACTGTGGAAGTGATGGGACATTCTGGGGGGGCATCTGAGTCCAGACGGCGACCCCCTCCCCGCACAAGTGCAGCCTCCCCACACAGATCCACACACTCAGGAGCCAAACGCATGGTGCCCCCCCACAGACGCCCCCCAGGGAGAATGCATAGAGGAGTAGCATCCcctcaagcacacacacacacacacagacacagacaaactcATGTTATTGTTATTGATATATTATTGATGTTATTGATATGTTATTGATGTTATTGATACGTTATTGATATGTTATTGATACATTATTAATACGTTATTGATATGTTATTGATATGTTATTGATATGTTATTGATACATTATTGATACACTATTGATATGTTATTGATATGTTATTGATACATTATTGATATGTTATTGATACGTTATTGATGTTATTGATATGTTATTGATACATTATTGATATGTTATTGATATGTTATTGATACATTATTGATACATTATTGATATGTTATTGATACGTTATTGATATGTTATTGATACATTATTGATATGTTATTGATAAGTTATTGATAATGTAGCCAAAGAAGGTCAGAAACCGCACGGATCCCTtagacatcccataatgctcCTGTGAGGGAGGGCAGATCGTCATCAGCAAACTTGGCTTTGGGACACCTTGTAAGGGGTGACCTTtgctggggggttggggggggacCAAACAGCGATATAATGTCTACAGGTAAAGTTTCCCCTGAAGCCTTCgtgacacagaagaagaaataaataaataaatgaatgaagccccccccccgccccccattgTTCTTGTTTTGCCACTAGTCTGACTTTAACTCTGACGTCATCAcgtgttcacactcacaccagGTCTCGCGCCTGTCACGTGGGCTCTGCTCACCTTCCGTGTCGGGGGTGTCCTGGAGGACGTCGTCCGGGTCCAGGGGCTCCCCCCGGGAGTAGGCGTAGGTCTTGATGCTGATGTGGGCCATCAGCTGGTAGACCCCCTCCAGGCTGAAGTAGCAGTTCCGCTCGTCCTTGTCGTCCTCGTACACGAGCAGCGCGCTCCCCCAGCGGAAGCGCTCGAATATCGCGGTGAACGTCTCGGCCATCTTCACGTAGGGGGGGGCGATGCGCGTCAGCAGGGAGAACTCGGTGTCCTTCCGGCCGAAGCCGGCGGCCAGCGCACCTGCCGAGATGACCGGGATGTCCCAGCGGGACGCCAGGCGCACCACGGCCGCCGCCTCGTACTCACACACCGGGCCCAGGATCAGGTCCGGCCGGGCCCCGCAGGACCGGTCCACCAGCGCGAACATGGCCCCGTTCACACAGTCCGAGTCCTCGAATCGGATGTGGAACCGGAACCCGGAGAAGCGTCCGTCCGTCCGGAGCCGCTCCTGCGCGTAACGCACCGCGGGGGCGACCCGCGAGTAGGAGAACAGGTAGGAGTCGTTCCGGGGCAGGAACACCAGCACGTCGATGTCCTCCGTGGGGGGGCGTGTGAGCACCGAGCCCAGCAGCACCGGGACACACAGGGCGGCGAGGAGCCGCATCACGGCACCGGACCGGGTCTCCGTCCGCAACCGGTGGGTGAAGCTGCGAGCACGAATCCCCCGCGGTGTGGGGGCCGGTGGGGGTCTGTCTACCGATCTGCTGGAGGGTGTGTGTTTTACTCTGCATGGGGGGCCACTGACCCTCTGACCCGGTGAGGCTCCGGTGAAGCTCCGGTGAGGCTGAACTCCCGCCGCTCCGCTCGGGGCTTAAAGCATCTCCTCACCGCGGAGCCTGCGTCATCGGCCCgatgcccccctccctcttaAAGCGGCACCGCAGCCGAGCTCACAATGACCCGCTTCagcccccgtgtgtgtgtgtgtgtgtgtgtgtgtgtgtgtgtgtgtgtgtgtgtgtgtgtgtgtgtgtgtgtgtgtgtgtgtgtgtgttactgtgtgtgtgtgtgtgttactgtgtgtgtgtgtgttcattcattcattcattttctaacgCTtcatcctatcccagctgactgagggcgtgaggcaggggaaactccgggcacgacgccactGCACATGTGTACAATTAATAAAGTTccgtttttatatatatgtatgtatgtatgtgtgtatatatatatatatatatatgtatgtgtgtgtgtgtatatgtgtatatatatgtatgtgtgtgtatatatatatatatatatatatatatataaaatgcatgcaaatactgtgcgccctcgtgcattcacgcatcaaaaCTTgccacttcacctcatcgcagatttttggtcagcagtcacatgacaccgtacacacattctattggctgacatcctGACGTGTTCTACGTCtctgacttccatgagacacaaagtgttctaaacagtctgtcagtgttttaaaggtaatacagacagaaggtggtttaatatcaggatgggggggttcagaaacgtttacattagcataaataataagatagtttgtcgctctatcgcagaatttcattaatcacgtgtgattcctggaatgcattaaccataAAGAAGACAGTATACATATACCACTAACGTACCATTAACCCACCAGTAACCCACCAGTAACCCACCAGTAACCACCAGTAACCACCAGTAACCACCAGTAACCCACCAGTAACCCACCAGTAACCACCAGTAACCACCAGTAACCACCAGTAACCACCAGTAACCCACCAGTAACCCACCAGTAACCCACCAGTAACCCACCAGTAACCACCACTTGGTCCACTTGATCACGTCTCCACCAGCTGGCAGCAGAATCCTGAATCCACAGCTTGAACTGTTACAACAGTCTGTTCAGATATTTACTCAGTTATAATTAATCTGTTCAGATATTTACTCAGTTATAATTAATCTGTTCAGATATTTACTCAGTTATAATTAATCTGCTCAGATAATTACTCAAATATAATTAATCTGCTCAGATAATTACTCAAACATAGGATTAATCTAAATTGTTTGGACAGAATCCGTCCCGTTACCAACCGGGTTGaatgattgtgtgtttgattggTCAGGCCTTCATCTCACACACATTCTACCTCTCCTGtggttgattggctgttctaCAAAGGACTGACGTCACGTAAACGTTCTGTGTGTTGAACCAGACAGAACCTCCACCTGCTGGACCTGACCAGAACATCTCCAGATGCTGCTGCTCTCTTtggctcttcttcatcttcctcgtgctcttcctctctcctctccagaAACGTGTCTCTTTGTTTGGTGGAGACAAAAGAATAGAATGTGTGTCACTATTCACCATGAAACACCAACATCACCGTTACAATGAGCTCCATCAAGTCTTCTGACTTCACTCACCAATAGTTCAGAATCAAGGTGCAAAGACACAAATGTAACGTAGTgactttattaaaaaagaacCAATCAAATTGTTTCAGAAGTGTCCGTGAACAGATTAACGTCAGAGCAACGATCAAAGTCTCCGATCTGGAGGAAGAAAAGTCAATGCTgcctcatccatcatccatccatccatcatccatccatcacacacattgataatccatccatcacacatattgatcatccatccatcacacatattgatcatccatccatcatccatccatcgtccatccatcacacatattgatcatccatccatcatccatccatcacacacattgatcatccatccatcacacatattgatcatccatccatcatccatccatcacacatattgatcatccatccatcacacatattgatcatccatccatcacacatattgattatccatccatcatccatccatccatcttgtagATGAGGTGAATCCTATCTTACAGTCTCTTATCCACCTTATGGGTCACAGGTGTGCTGGGGGCGGGGTTTACCCacgccagctcatcgtgggGGTGGTCCCTCACATGTGGTTAATATGTTCTTCCTGACTGGTCGTGTACCAGGCCTACAGATGACCAGACGGTTGGGTCCTGGTTCTCCAGGCGTCCTGGTGCGTCATGTCTCTGAGTGAAGAGCCGTTGATGGACAGGATCTCATCTCCAACCTGGATGAGTCCAGACAGATCCACAGCCCCTCCTGTGGTAAACCAGCAGGTTAGATCATCCTGAGGACGTAGACACACCTGTAAACCCCCCATCctccacccatcatccacccaGGACTCTGGAAGTCTTCAGGAGACACGTGAGGGAACTGTAATATTGTCCAGATACACCAAGGCTCCAGTCAAGCACTgacctcttgtgtgtgtgtgtgtgtgtgtgtgtgtgtgtgtgtgtgtgtgtgtgtgtgtgtgtgtgtgtgtgtgtgtgtgtctgtgtgtgtgtgtgtgtgtgcgcgcgcgtgtatCCAGTACCAGTCGAAA
Encoded proteins:
- the npr3 gene encoding atrial natriuretic peptide receptor 3 isoform X3, translating into MRLLAALCVPVLLGSVLTRPPTEDIDVLVFLPRNDSYLFSYSRVAPAVRYAQERLRTDGRFSGFRFHIRFEDSDCVNGAMFALVDRSCGARPDLILGPVCEYEAAAVVRLASRWDIPVISAGALAAGFGRKDTEFSLLTRIAPPYVKMAETFTAIFERFRWGSALLVYEDDKDERNCYFSLEGVYQLMAHISIKTYAYSRGEPLDPDDVLQDTPDTEVMIMCMAADNIREIMLAAHRRQMTSGNYVFFNVDLFNASSYGNGSWKRGDKHDSDARQAYASLNTVTLLRTVKPEFENFSMEMKKSKKVGFHDCKDCGDVNMFVEGFHDAMLLYAVALHEAMKSGYSKENGSEITSRMWNRTFEGIAGQVSIDDNGDRNGDFSLMAMTNAEAGTYEVVANYFGVNGTLQLLPAFNSDHFTLRGKSTPRAETPESS
- the npr3 gene encoding atrial natriuretic peptide receptor 3 isoform X2, which encodes MRLLAALCVPVLLGSVLTRPPTEDIDVLVFLPRNDSYLFSYSRVAPAVRYAQERLRTDGRFSGFRFHIRFEDSDCVNGAMFALVDRSCGARPDLILGPVCEYEAAAVVRLASRWDIPVISAGALAAGFGRKDTEFSLLTRIAPPYVKMAETFTAIFERFRWGSALLVYEDDKDERNCYFSLEGVYQLMAHISIKTYAYSRGEPLDPDDVLQDTPDTEVMIMCMAADNIREIMLAAHRRQMTSGNYVFFNVDLFNASSYGNGSWKRGDKHDSDARQAYASLNTVTLLRTVKPEFENFSMEMKKSKKVGFHDCKDCGDVNMFVEGFHDAMLLYAVALHEAMKSGYSKENGSEITSRMWNRTFEGIAGQVSIDDNGDRNGDFSLMAMTNAEAGTYEVVANYFGVNGTLQLLPAFNSDHFTLRGKSTPRAETPESSCE